From Helicoverpa armigera isolate CAAS_96S chromosome 17, ASM3070526v1, whole genome shotgun sequence, one genomic window encodes:
- the Rps6 gene encoding small ribosomal subunit protein eS6, with protein sequence MKLNVSFPATGCQKLFEVVDEHKLRIFYEKRMGAEVEADQLGDEWKGYVLRVAGGNDKQGFPMKQGVLTNSRVRLLMSKGHSCYRPRRDGERKRKSVRGCIVDANLSVLALVIVRKGEQEIPGLTDGNVPRRLGPKRASKIRKLFNLSKEDDVRRYVVKRLLPAKEGKENAKPRYKAPKIQRLVTPVVLQRRRHRLALKKKRLQKRKQSENEYAKLLAQRKKESKVRRQEELKRRRSASMRDSKSSNQSAPQK encoded by the exons ATGAAG CTGAACGTCTCCTTCCCGGCCACGGGATGTCAGAAGTTATTCGAGGTAGTTGATGAGCATAAGCTCCGCATCTTCTACGAGAAGCGCATGGGCGCTGAAGTGGAGGCGGATCAGCTAGGAGATGAATGGAAGGGCTACGTGCTCCGCGTCGCCGGCGGTAACGACAAGCAGGGCTTCCCCATGAAACAGGGAGTCCTCACCAACA GTCGTGTCCGTTTGTTGATGTCAAAGGGCCACTCTTGCTACAGACCCCGTCGTGATGGTGAGAGGAAACGCAAGTCTGTCCGCGGATGCATTGTTGATGCTAACCTGTCTGTGTTGGCCCTCGTCATTGTCCGCAAGGGTGAACAG GAAATTCCCGGACTTACCGACGGCAATGTGCCCCGTCGCCTTGGACCCAAGCGTGCGTCCAAAATCCGCAAGCTCTTCAACTTGTCCAAGGAAGACGATGTCCGTCGCTACGTCGTCAAACGTCTGCTCCCCGCCAAGGAGGGCAAGGAGAACGCTAAACCCAGATATAAG GCCCCTAAGATCCAGAGGCTAGTCACCCCTGTAGTCCTGCAGCGCAGACGTCACCGTCTGGCTCTCAAGAAGAAGCGTCTGCAGAAGCGCAAGCAATCCGAGAACGAGTACGCTAAACTGCTCGCCCAGAGAAAGAAGGAGTCCAAG GTAAGACGTCAGGAAGAACTCAAACGCAGGCGTTCCGCCTCAATGCGCGACTCAAAGAGCTCCAACCAGAGTGCGCCCCAAAAGTGA